In Desulfuromonas acetexigens, the genomic stretch ACATCGCTGCGTCGCAGCATCTGCGCCTGCCGGTAGAGCGGCAAGTGATCGGCGTACTTGGCCGTTAAAATCGAGGCCAGCAGACTTTCATCCGCCGGACAACGAGCGATGACGCTGTCGGGCAGCGCCGCCGTCAGGATCCCCTGATCGGGGTCTTTGCGGGAGGCGTACTTGGGGCGGACATATTCGATGACAAAGAACTGCTCTGCCTTGCGGGCCAGCTTGCGGGTAATCTCCTCGCCGATGCGAACCAGCGGTTCGCCCGTCTCCGCACAGATCTTCTCGTCTTCGGGCAAATCGAGAAGCCGGCGCTCGACGGGCAGATCGTCGGGATAGGAGATCGTGTCGTTGCCCCGGTTCTTAGCGGATTTGTGCCGCTGGTAGCGGATCTCCTCCGTCGCTG encodes the following:
- a CDS encoding IS66 family transposase — translated: MIEQQSAQIALLQEQLSWLKKQLFGAKSERIVADLGQQSLPFAEAEVAADPVAAATEEIRYQRHKSAKNRGNDTISYPDDLPVERRLLDLPEDEKICAETGEPLVRIGEEITRKLARKAEQFFVIEYVRPKYASRKDPDQGILTAALPDSVIARCPADESLLASILTAKYADHLPLYRQAQMLRRSDV